The following is a genomic window from Lysinibacillus sp. JNUCC-52.
TTTACAGATATGTTAACAGCTATCCGTGATCATGGGGAGCTTGTTCAAAAGTACTTCATGACGGAAGCGGTAAAAGTTGATGAACATAAATTAACAGCACTTCATGCAGCACTTGTGAATGGCGGCGTATTTGTTTACGTTCCAAAAAATGTAATTATTGAGCAACCGTTACAAGTTGTCTTTTTAAATGATAATGCAGAAGCTTCACTTTATAACCATGTATTAGTTGTAGCTGAAGCAAATTCAGCTGTCACATATGTGGAAACATACATTTCTACAGTTGAAGAGGCAAAAGCACAAGCTAACATTATTTCAGAAGTCATTGTACAAGATAATGCACAAGTAATTTACGGTGCGGTAGATGTACTTGCTAAAGGTTATACTACTTACGTAAACCGTCGTGCTCGTCTAGCGCGTGATGGAAAAGTTGACTGGGCTCTTGGATTAATGAACGATTCAGATACAATTTCTGAAAACATTACACACCTTGTTGGTGACGGTTCACATGCTGATACAAAAACAGTTGTGGTTGGTCGTGGAGAGCAAAAACTAAACTTCACAACAGAAGTTCGTCACTGGGGTAAAAACTCAAATGGTCACATCTTGAAACACGGTGTGATGAAAGATGCAGCACAATCAATTTTTAACGGTATTGGCTATATCGAACACGGTGCTACAAAAGCAGATGCGCAACAAGAATCACGTGTGTTAATGCTTTCTGAAAAAGCACGTGGCGATGCTAACCCAATTCTATTAATTGACGAAGACGATGTAACAGCAGGACACGCAGCATCTGTAGGACGAGTAGATCCACTACAACTTTATTACTTAATGAGTCGTGGTATCTCGAAAGCAGAAGCAGAGCGCCTTGTTATTCATGGATTCCTTGCGCCAGTTGTTAAGCAATTACCTATCGAAGGCGTTCAAAAGCAACTGACGGAGGTTATCGAAAGGAAAGTTCGCTAATGATCAATAAAGACATTAAAAGCTATTTCCCAATCTTAAATCAACAAGTAAATGGTCATCCACTTGTTTACCTTGATAGCGCAGCAACATCTCAAAAGCCTACTCAAGTAATTGAAGCAATTAAGCATTATTATGAATTTGATAACTCAAATGTACACCGTGGTGTACACACATTGGGGAATCGTGCGACTGACAAATACGAGGGTGCTCGTGAAAAGGTACGCAATTTCATTAATGCAAAGTCAACTGAAGAAATTATTTTTACACGTGGTACAACAACTGCGTTAAATACAGTAGCTTCTAGTTATGGTCGTGCAAATGTTGAGCAAGGTGATGAAATTGTGATTACACATATGGAGCATCACTCCAACATTATTCCTTGGCAACAGCTTGCAAAAGAAAAAAATGCAACATTAAAGTACATTGACCTTGAGGCAGATGGCACAATTGATCTTGAAAAGGTTCGAGCAACAATAACACCGAAAACGAAAATCGTGTCAGTATCAATGGCATCAAATGTTCTCGGTACAATTAATCCGATTAAAGAAATTGCAAAAATTGCACATGCTAATGGTGCCGTAATGGTAGCAGATGGGGCGCAAGCTGCACCGCATATGAAAATTGATGTGCAAGATTTAGATGTAGATTTCTTAGGGTTTTCAGGACATAAAATGTGCGGACCGACTGGAATAGGTGTACTATATGGTAAAAAAGAGCACCTTGAAAAGATGGAGCCAATTGAATTTGGTGGCGAAATGATTGATTTTGTTGGACTACATGATTCAACGTGGAAGGAATTACCGTGGAAATTTGAAGGTGGTACGCCTATCATTGCAGGTGCAATCGGTTTAGGCGCTGCTATTGATTTCTTAACTGAAGTAGGGTTAGACAATATTGCACAGCATGAGCATAAACTTGTAGGCTATGCAATGGATCAACTTGAAACAATTGAGGGACTTAAAATTTTCGGTCCGCGGGATCCAATGAAACGATGTGGTCTTGTTACGTTTAATTTAGATGATGTACATCCACATGATGTGGCAACAGTTCTTGACATGAATGGTATCGCTGTTCGTGCAGGACATCATTGCGCTCAGCCACTAATGAAATGTCTCCAACAAGTAGCTACAGCGCGCGCAAGCTTTTATCTGTATAACACGGAGGAAGATATTGACCGCTTAGTTGCCGGGTTGCGTTCTGCGAAGGAGTATTTTGGCGATGTCTTTTAATAATTTAGATCAACTATACCGTTCAGTTATCATGGATCATTATAAAAATCCTCGAAACAAAGGATCTTTAGAAACTGATGCTGTAACAATTGATATGAACAATCCGACTTGTGGTGACCGCATTCACTTAACGCTTAAAGTGAATGATGGTATTGTAGAAGATGCGAAATTCGATGGCGAAGGCTGTTCTATTTCGATGTCCTCTGCATCAATGATGACACAAATTGTCAAAGGAAAAAAAGTAGAAGAAGCATTAGAGCTTGCTGATATTTTCTCGAAAATGATGATGGGTGAAGAGTATAGCGATAAATACGACCTTGAGGATGTTGAGGCACTGCAAGGTGTGTCTCAATTCCCTGCACGAATTAAATGTGCGACTTTGGCTTGGAAAGCAATGGAAAAGGGCGTAAAAGAATAATAATTTGTGAACGGAGGAGAAATAATGGCTAAAAAAATGCCGGATATTGGCGATTACAAATACGGATTCCATGACAAGGACGTATCAATTTTCCGTTCAAAACGTGGTTTAACTGAAGAAATCGTCCGTGAAATTTCAAATATGAAACAAGAGCCTGAGTGGATGCTTGAATACCGCTTAAAAGCGCTTGAAACTTTCTATACAAAACCAATGCCACAATGGGGTGGCGACCTTGGAGATTTAAATTTTGATGAAATTACGTACTACGTAAAACCATCTGAAGCTACGCAAAAATCTTGGGATGAAGTACCTGAAGAAATTAAAGCTACATTTGATAAATTAGGTATTCCTGAGGCAGAGCAAAAGTATCTTGCAGGTGTATCTGCTCAGTACGAATCTGAGGTTGTATACCATAACATGAAACAAGAACTTGAAGACCTTGGTATTGTGTTTAAAGATACTGACTCAGCTTTACGTGAAAACGAAGATATTTTCAAAAAATATTGGGGTAAAGTAATTCCATATACTGATAACAAATTTGCTGCATTAAATTCAGCAGTTTGGTCAGGTGGTTCATTTATTTATGTGCCACCAGGTGTAAAAGTTGAAACACCCCTACAAGCTTACTTCCGTATTAACTCTGAAAACATGGGGCAATTCGAACGTACGCTAATTATTGTTGATGAAGGTGCACATGTACACTACGTTGAAGGATGTACAGCTCCTGTTTATACAACAAACTCTTTACACTCAGCAGTAGTAGAAATTATCGTTGAGAAAAATGCTTACTGCCGTTATACAACGATTCAAAACTGGGCGAACAACGTTTACAACTTAGTAACAAAACGTACAGTTGTTGAAGAAAACGGTACGATGGAATGGATCGATGGTAATATCGGTTCTAAATTAACGATGAAATACCCAGCTTGTATCCTAAAAGGTGAAGGCGCTCGTGGTATGACATTATCAATTGCATTAGCTGGTAAAGGACAACACCAACATGCTGGAGCTAAAATGATTCATATGGCACCTAACACATCTTCTACAATCGTTTCAAAATCGATTGCGAAACAAGGTGGTAAAGTAACATATATGGGTCAAGTACGTTTCGGTCCTAAAGCAAGTGGTGCACGTGCCAACATTGAATGTGATACGTTAATCATGGATAACCAGTCTACTTCGGATACAATTCCATACAACGAAATTTTAAATGATAATGTTTCTTTAGAGCATGAAGCGAAAGTTTCAAAAGTATCAGAAGAGCAATTATTCTACTTAATGTCTCGTGGTATTTCTGAAGAAGAGGCAACTGAAATGATCGTAATGGGCTTTATCGAACCATTTACTAAAGAATTACCAATGGAATACGCAGTAGAAATGAACCGTCTCATCAAGTTTGAGATGGAAGGTTCTATCGGCTGATTTATTGTTGATGTACATGCGACTAGAGCTATTTTAGCTTTAGTCGCTTTTTGTTTTTGTAAGTATTTGCGTGCTATGATTATGTACATAAGGAGGGAGTCACTTGATTCGAGTTGGGTTAACAGGCTGGGGCGATCATCCTTCGTTGTATAGTGGTGTTACTGCCTCAAAGGACAAATTATTTGATTATGCAGGTCATTTTTTAACGGTAGAGTTAGATACGTCTTTTTATGCCATTCCATCAATTGACAATGTTCGAAAGTGGTGTGAGCTAACACCAGATTCATTTCGTTTTGTAATAAAGGCATACCAGGGAATGACAGGACATTTGCGAGGAGAAATTCCATTTGAATCCAAAAACGATATGTTCAATGCATTTATCGAATGTGCAAACGAATTTAAACGTCATGGCAAGTTAGCGATGATATTAGCGCAATTCCCACCATGGTTTGATTGTCAGTCAAAAAATGTACAATACTTATTGTATATTAGGCAACAATTAAAAGATTTCGATGTGGCAATTGAGTTTCGAAATCAGACATGGTATGCAGAGAAGGTAGTTAAGCAAACAATGGATTTTTTAAAGGAACATCAATTTATTCATACTATTTGTGATGAACCACAAGCTGGTGTTGGTTCTGTCCCTTTTTATCCTGAAGTAACGGCAAATAAGGCACTCGTCCGTATTCATGGACGCAATATTCATGGTTGGCGTAATACGGGCAATTCGGAAAACTGGCGCAAAGTTCGTTTTTTATATGATTATAATAAGGAAGAACTATACCAACTCGGACAGCAACTTCAAAGCATAGAGCCGAATGTGCAGGAGCTATTTGTTTTATTTAATAATAATTCTGGACAGCATGCTGCGAAAAATGCTAAAGAACTTCAGGAGATGTTAGCTATTCGAGATGTTGGTTTAGCACCAAAACAATTAAATATGTTTGAAGGAGAAGTATAATGGAGTTTATTCTTTTAGTAGTGATTGCACTAGCCTCGGGGCTCATTGGTTCACTTGTAGGGCTCGGCGGAGGGATTATTTTAGTACCTGCAACCTTATTTGTTGGACTAAACCTTGGGATGCTCCCTGATATTACACCACAAAAAGTGGTCGGGCTATCGGTTGTAATGATGATCTTCACTGGCCTTGCATCAACTTTAAGCTACATGAAATCCAAAACAGTAGATTATAAAAGTGGGTTTATATTCTTTTTAGGTAGTATTCCAGGGACGATGTTAGGGGCATGGGTAAATAAAGGTTTAGATTTACCGTCATTTAACTTATATTTTGGAATTTTATTAATTGTTATATCGATAATTTTACTTGTACGCGATAAATTGAAACCTGTACAATGGTTTGTGAAAAATGGTACACAACATCAGTTTATCGATACATCTGGTCAAACGTTTATCTACGGATATCCAATTTGGTTTGCATTAATATTCTGTTTTGCTGTTGGCTTTGCCTCAGGATTATTTGGTATTGGTGGCGGCTCAATGATTGTGCCTGCCATGATTATTTTGTTTTTATTTCCGCCACATGTTGCCGTTGCAACATCGATGTTTATGGTGTTTTTAACTTCAATTGTTAACTCAGCGAGCCATATTTATTTAGGACATGTACCGTGGCTTTATACAATTCCAGTTATTCCTGGTGCTTACATTGGAGCTAAACTAGGGGCAGCACTCAATAAAAAAATTAAATCCGATACACTTGTCCTAGCACTACGAATTATTTTATTATTATTAGGAATTCGTTCCATTATAGAGGGCTTATTGTAAAGAAGAGGTGGCTTGAATGCTGGAAAAAATTCATATTTTTCACACAAATGATGTGCATAGTCATTTTAAGTATTGGCCACGAATGCAAAAGTATGTGAAAATGCAACGTGCTCAGTATGAGGCATTAGGTGAAACGAGCTATTTAGTTGATGTTGGGGATCATTTAGATAGGTCGAATATTTATACAGATGCTACTATCGGTAAGGGCAATGTCCAATTATTAAACAAAGCTGGTTATGACGTTGTAACAATAGGTAATAATGAAGGGATAACACTGTCGCATGAAGAGCTATTTCATCTATATAATGATGCGCAATTTGACGTCGTAGTAGGAAATGTAAATGCAGCAGAAGGTGAAAATCCAACGTGGTTGAAACCTTACGTTGTGTTAACGACAAAATACGATACAAAAATTGCAGTCATTGCTGCGACTGCCATGTTCGAAATTTATTATAAGGAATTAAACTGGCAAATAGATGATGCTCGAAGCTCCCTAATCCGTTTAACCCACCAACTTCGTAAAGAAGTTGATATTGTTGTTTGTCTGTCACATTTAGGAATTACTGAAGATGAACTATTAGCAGAGGAATGTCCAGAAATCGATGTCATCTTTGGTTCACACACTCACCATACGCTACCAAATGGTAAGGGTATCAATGGTGTATTGCTCACAGGTGGAGGGAAATTTGGACAATATACGGGACATCTTGTGCTAGAATACGATAAAAAAACGAGGGAAATTGTTGAAAAAAAGGATACTTTAATTCATAATAAGGACTTGCCAATTGTTGAAAATGAAAATGAGTTTCTGCTATCTTTAGAAGAAGAAGGTAAAAGCTTATTAGACAAGCCTGTATTTTCAACGAAAAAGACGTACAATAAAGAATGGTTCCATTATTCACAATTATCACATCTATTTGCGCAAGCCATATTAGAAAAAAGTGGTGCGGACTGTGCGTTATTTAATGCAGGGATTTTTTTAGATGGCCTTCCAAAAGGAACGGTAACAGCGCTTGATTTGCATAAAATTTTTCCACATCCTATTAATTTATGTACAATTGAATTGTCAGTTTCGGAAATAAAAGAAATTTTTCAACAATCGAAAAATGAAGAATGGCCCAATATGGAACTTAAAGGGTTAGGTTTTAGGGGCGTAATTTTTGGTAAGATGCTGACATATGGCTTTGCTATGAATGAGGATCGTCAATTGCTCATAAATGGTAAGATTGCAGATAATGATCGTACTTATAAATTAGTGACACTTGATTTGTTTACGTTCGGTTATTTTTATCCAAGCTTTAAATATGCAAAGAAAAAATATATTTTACCTGATTTTTTACGAAACATTATGTTAGATTATGGGCAAAGTTTCTTTAAGCGATAGATAAACAAAGCTTTAAGAATGGATTGGGGAAGAAGTCATGCGATTAATTTCAATCGATGTATTAAAAGAAGGTATGGTATTAGGAAGGACCATTTGGAATGAGGCAGGTCATCCACTTTTAAAGAAAGACGTTGTCATTAATGAACGTATTATTGAAAGACTTCAACAGTTGAATACGCATTATTTATATATAGACGACAAACTTTCTGAAGGTATTGAAGTAAAGGAGACGGTTCCTCCTGATGTCCGAAACAAAACCATTTCGACCATAAAAAATTCTTTTCAATCAATAAATGGTTTAAGTACGGTTAATGCCTCTTATATACTTGATCAGCAATCGAAAGCGATTGTCACGATTGTCGATGAACTACTCTCAGCTGTTACAGGTAATAATGAAATTTTGACGGTTTTAACGGATGCTTATTTATTCGATGAATACTTATATCAGCATTCTTTTCATGTAACTTTATATTCGATTGCTATCGCAAAAGAATTAGGTCATTCCGCCGAAGATCTTCGTTTAATCGGTATTGGGGCCTTATTGCATGATGTTGGAAAGCTTATGGTGCCGAAAGAGATACTAAAAAAACCAGGTCGCTTAACGCATGAAGAATTTGAAATGATGAAAATGCACACGCGTTTTGGATTTGATTTATTACGAAATTTACATTCCATTTCCTTACTGGTTGCACATTGTGCTTTTCAACATCATGAACGCATTGATGGAAGTGGCTATCCACGTGGTTTAGTTGATTTTGAAATCCATCCATTTGCTAAAATTATTGGCGTTGCTGATGTATTTGATGCGGTGACGACAAATCGCGTATATCGTGAAAAAATGCTTCCTTCACAAGGGCTTGCCATTGTGGAAGCTGGTTCGGGAACACTTTATGATGCGCGTATTGTCAACGCATTGAAAAAATCAGTTGTCCATTATCCGAATGGACTGATTTTAAAATTATCAGACGGTCGTCGAGGCATTGTTTCTAAGCAAAATAATTTGGATTCATCCTTGCCATGGATTCGGATTTTTGAAGAACAAAATGAATTACTCACAGCGACATACGAAATTAATTTAGTGGACTATCCAACTGTAACAATTGATAGTATTGAAACCGATTATGTAGTGCCATCGCGAGTCGTATAATTTGCTCCTCCTGTTCATAAGTTGTAGAACAGGAGGAGATTTTTTTGTTTTTCCCTCGAAAAAGGATGAAATTGCGAACGAATCATAAAAGAGGAATGCAGCTTAATCGTTTAACCTTATTAATAGTGGCTAGCATTATTTGTATTGTATTTTTTCTATATTTTTTAAATGAACGTCTTAAACCCACATATTTGGAATATGCCGAAGTGCAGACAAATAAAATTGCATCTTATGTTGTCAGTAAAGCCATTAACTCACGTACTTCTAACGTATTAGACGTTAATGATATAATCGAAGATGTACCATCTGGCACCTCAGTAACGACCAAATTTAATACAGAAATTATTAATAGAGTACGTGCAGAAACACTCGAACTTGTAAAAATGTATTTAGAGCAGGCTGAGCATGGAGAGTTAGCCCATTTACCTGATTTAGATAATGTCGAATATGATGTAAACAAAATTCAAGAAGGTGATGGCATTGTCTTTTTCGTCCCACTTGCACAGGCGGCTGATCTTCCTTTACTCGGTAATTTAGGGCCGAAAATACCAATTCGCTTTCATGTAATTGGTAATGTTCATAGTAATGTTACATCCGATATACGGGAATTTGGCATTAATAGCGCCTATGTAGAAGTAGGTATTCATATAGAAGTTAATGTCCAAATAATAGTTCCATTTGCTAGTAAATCAACGACGGTATCACAGGATATTCCAGTAGCAATGGGGT
Proteins encoded in this region:
- the sufD gene encoding Fe-S cluster assembly protein SufD yields the protein MTVELNLPVTVQDVRSFSEANGEPTWFAELRTAALDKAAGLDMPKPDRTNISKWDFMNFPSHSVVSEKYTSLDELPEEARGLINLEQENLYIQRNNTPAFIKTSQELADKGVIFTDMLTAIRDHGELVQKYFMTEAVKVDEHKLTALHAALVNGGVFVYVPKNVIIEQPLQVVFLNDNAEASLYNHVLVVAEANSAVTYVETYISTVEEAKAQANIISEVIVQDNAQVIYGAVDVLAKGYTTYVNRRARLARDGKVDWALGLMNDSDTISENITHLVGDGSHADTKTVVVGRGEQKLNFTTEVRHWGKNSNGHILKHGVMKDAAQSIFNGIGYIEHGATKADAQQESRVLMLSEKARGDANPILLIDEDDVTAGHAASVGRVDPLQLYYLMSRGISKAEAERLVIHGFLAPVVKQLPIEGVQKQLTEVIERKVR
- a CDS encoding cysteine desulfurase, whose protein sequence is MINKDIKSYFPILNQQVNGHPLVYLDSAATSQKPTQVIEAIKHYYEFDNSNVHRGVHTLGNRATDKYEGAREKVRNFINAKSTEEIIFTRGTTTALNTVASSYGRANVEQGDEIVITHMEHHSNIIPWQQLAKEKNATLKYIDLEADGTIDLEKVRATITPKTKIVSVSMASNVLGTINPIKEIAKIAHANGAVMVADGAQAAPHMKIDVQDLDVDFLGFSGHKMCGPTGIGVLYGKKEHLEKMEPIEFGGEMIDFVGLHDSTWKELPWKFEGGTPIIAGAIGLGAAIDFLTEVGLDNIAQHEHKLVGYAMDQLETIEGLKIFGPRDPMKRCGLVTFNLDDVHPHDVATVLDMNGIAVRAGHHCAQPLMKCLQQVATARASFYLYNTEEDIDRLVAGLRSAKEYFGDVF
- the sufU gene encoding Fe-S cluster assembly sulfur transfer protein SufU; protein product: MSFNNLDQLYRSVIMDHYKNPRNKGSLETDAVTIDMNNPTCGDRIHLTLKVNDGIVEDAKFDGEGCSISMSSASMMTQIVKGKKVEEALELADIFSKMMMGEEYSDKYDLEDVEALQGVSQFPARIKCATLAWKAMEKGVKE
- the sufB gene encoding Fe-S cluster assembly protein SufB, with product MAKKMPDIGDYKYGFHDKDVSIFRSKRGLTEEIVREISNMKQEPEWMLEYRLKALETFYTKPMPQWGGDLGDLNFDEITYYVKPSEATQKSWDEVPEEIKATFDKLGIPEAEQKYLAGVSAQYESEVVYHNMKQELEDLGIVFKDTDSALRENEDIFKKYWGKVIPYTDNKFAALNSAVWSGGSFIYVPPGVKVETPLQAYFRINSENMGQFERTLIIVDEGAHVHYVEGCTAPVYTTNSLHSAVVEIIVEKNAYCRYTTIQNWANNVYNLVTKRTVVEENGTMEWIDGNIGSKLTMKYPACILKGEGARGMTLSIALAGKGQHQHAGAKMIHMAPNTSSTIVSKSIAKQGGKVTYMGQVRFGPKASGARANIECDTLIMDNQSTSDTIPYNEILNDNVSLEHEAKVSKVSEEQLFYLMSRGISEEEATEMIVMGFIEPFTKELPMEYAVEMNRLIKFEMEGSIG
- a CDS encoding DUF72 domain-containing protein, encoding MIRVGLTGWGDHPSLYSGVTASKDKLFDYAGHFLTVELDTSFYAIPSIDNVRKWCELTPDSFRFVIKAYQGMTGHLRGEIPFESKNDMFNAFIECANEFKRHGKLAMILAQFPPWFDCQSKNVQYLLYIRQQLKDFDVAIEFRNQTWYAEKVVKQTMDFLKEHQFIHTICDEPQAGVGSVPFYPEVTANKALVRIHGRNIHGWRNTGNSENWRKVRFLYDYNKEELYQLGQQLQSIEPNVQELFVLFNNNSGQHAAKNAKELQEMLAIRDVGLAPKQLNMFEGEV
- a CDS encoding sulfite exporter TauE/SafE family protein, with the protein product MEFILLVVIALASGLIGSLVGLGGGIILVPATLFVGLNLGMLPDITPQKVVGLSVVMMIFTGLASTLSYMKSKTVDYKSGFIFFLGSIPGTMLGAWVNKGLDLPSFNLYFGILLIVISIILLVRDKLKPVQWFVKNGTQHQFIDTSGQTFIYGYPIWFALIFCFAVGFASGLFGIGGGSMIVPAMIILFLFPPHVAVATSMFMVFLTSIVNSASHIYLGHVPWLYTIPVIPGAYIGAKLGAALNKKIKSDTLVLALRIILLLLGIRSIIEGLL
- a CDS encoding bifunctional metallophosphatase/5'-nucleotidase, with protein sequence MLEKIHIFHTNDVHSHFKYWPRMQKYVKMQRAQYEALGETSYLVDVGDHLDRSNIYTDATIGKGNVQLLNKAGYDVVTIGNNEGITLSHEELFHLYNDAQFDVVVGNVNAAEGENPTWLKPYVVLTTKYDTKIAVIAATAMFEIYYKELNWQIDDARSSLIRLTHQLRKEVDIVVCLSHLGITEDELLAEECPEIDVIFGSHTHHTLPNGKGINGVLLTGGGKFGQYTGHLVLEYDKKTREIVEKKDTLIHNKDLPIVENENEFLLSLEEEGKSLLDKPVFSTKKTYNKEWFHYSQLSHLFAQAILEKSGADCALFNAGIFLDGLPKGTVTALDLHKIFPHPINLCTIELSVSEIKEIFQQSKNEEWPNMELKGLGFRGVIFGKMLTYGFAMNEDRQLLINGKIADNDRTYKLVTLDLFTFGYFYPSFKYAKKKYILPDFLRNIMLDYGQSFFKR
- a CDS encoding HD-GYP domain-containing protein, which codes for MRLISIDVLKEGMVLGRTIWNEAGHPLLKKDVVINERIIERLQQLNTHYLYIDDKLSEGIEVKETVPPDVRNKTISTIKNSFQSINGLSTVNASYILDQQSKAIVTIVDELLSAVTGNNEILTVLTDAYLFDEYLYQHSFHVTLYSIAIAKELGHSAEDLRLIGIGALLHDVGKLMVPKEILKKPGRLTHEEFEMMKMHTRFGFDLLRNLHSISLLVAHCAFQHHERIDGSGYPRGLVDFEIHPFAKIIGVADVFDAVTTNRVYREKMLPSQGLAIVEAGSGTLYDARIVNALKKSVVHYPNGLILKLSDGRRGIVSKQNNLDSSLPWIRIFEEQNELLTATYEINLVDYPTVTIDSIETDYVVPSRVV
- the yunB gene encoding sporulation protein YunB, whose protein sequence is MKLRTNHKRGMQLNRLTLLIVASIICIVFFLYFLNERLKPTYLEYAEVQTNKIASYVVSKAINSRTSNVLDVNDIIEDVPSGTSVTTKFNTEIINRVRAETLELVKMYLEQAEHGELAHLPDLDNVEYDVNKIQEGDGIVFFVPLAQAADLPLLGNLGPKIPIRFHVIGNVHSNVTSDIREFGINSAYVEVGIHIEVNVQIIVPFASKSTTVSQDIPVAMGLTRGPVPNIYTNGGDAVQPSIEVPVPYQ